One window of the Salvia splendens isolate huo1 chromosome 1, SspV2, whole genome shotgun sequence genome contains the following:
- the LOC121794938 gene encoding probable mediator of RNA polymerase II transcription subunit 26c isoform X2 — translation MDLNGFRSFISDSGIDVWTCIDMAISVASADHEIELRNRRDGIVEKLFAPPCQNCVEKENETDQQNLGQNDDEADEQRKILEIRNLLHDHSQNERYLIEMLQRLLEMNASFLTLKNTEIGRHVTKLRKHSSSEVRRLVKIVIRKWKETVDEWVKQNTPIEEEEVASEFNGDARSHPNLPKRKARDNGVLLNHEDYQESQCAKKQVKDISKLKNSVVSNNGGRGSVLIIN, via the exons ATGGATTTGAACGGCTTCCGCTCCTTCATATCGGATTCCGGAATTGATGTCTGGACTTGCATCGACATGGCAATATCCGTGGCATCTGCTGATCATGAAATCGAGCTCCGGAATCGGAGAGACGGAATTGTCGAGAAGCTTTTCGCGCCGCCGTGTCAGAATTGTGTGGAGAAGGAGAATGAGACCGATCAGCAAAATCTAGGTCAAAATGATGATGAGGCAGATGAGCAGAGGAAGATTCTGGAAATCAGGAATCTTCTACATGATCATAGCCAG aatGAGAGATATTTGATTGAGATGCTTCAGAGGCTTTTGGAGATGAATGCTAGTTTTTTAACTCTCAAG AATACTGAGATAGGAAGACATGTAACTAAACTGCGAAAGCATTCATCGAGTGAGGTTCGAAGACTGGTTAAAATTGTTATCAG AAAATGGAAGGAGACTGTTGATGAGTGGGTGAAACAGAATACACctatagaagaagaagaagtagcCAGTGAATTCAATg GTGATGCAAGAAGTCATCCAAATCTACCAAAG AGGAAGGCAAGGGATAATGGGGTGTTACTGAATCATGAAGATTATCAAGAATCTCAATGTG CCAAGAAACAAGTGAAGGATATTTCAAAACTCAAGAATTCGGTTGTTTCCAACAATGGAGGCAGAGGCAGTGTCCTTATCATCAACTG a
- the LOC121794938 gene encoding probable mediator of RNA polymerase II transcription subunit 26c isoform X1 gives MDLNGFRSFISDSGIDVWTCIDMAISVASADHEIELRNRRDGIVEKLFAPPCQNCVEKENETDQQNLGQNDDEADEQRKILEIRNLLHDHSQNERYLIEMLQRLLEMNASFLTLKNTEIGRHVTKLRKHSSSEVRRLVKIVIRKWKETVDEWVKQNTPIEEEEVASEFNGDARSHPNLPKRKARDNGVLLNHEDYQESQCAKKQVKDISKLKNSVVSNNGGRGSVLIINW, from the exons ATGGATTTGAACGGCTTCCGCTCCTTCATATCGGATTCCGGAATTGATGTCTGGACTTGCATCGACATGGCAATATCCGTGGCATCTGCTGATCATGAAATCGAGCTCCGGAATCGGAGAGACGGAATTGTCGAGAAGCTTTTCGCGCCGCCGTGTCAGAATTGTGTGGAGAAGGAGAATGAGACCGATCAGCAAAATCTAGGTCAAAATGATGATGAGGCAGATGAGCAGAGGAAGATTCTGGAAATCAGGAATCTTCTACATGATCATAGCCAG aatGAGAGATATTTGATTGAGATGCTTCAGAGGCTTTTGGAGATGAATGCTAGTTTTTTAACTCTCAAG AATACTGAGATAGGAAGACATGTAACTAAACTGCGAAAGCATTCATCGAGTGAGGTTCGAAGACTGGTTAAAATTGTTATCAG AAAATGGAAGGAGACTGTTGATGAGTGGGTGAAACAGAATACACctatagaagaagaagaagtagcCAGTGAATTCAATg GTGATGCAAGAAGTCATCCAAATCTACCAAAG AGGAAGGCAAGGGATAATGGGGTGTTACTGAATCATGAAGATTATCAAGAATCTCAATGTG CCAAGAAACAAGTGAAGGATATTTCAAAACTCAAGAATTCGGTTGTTTCCAACAATGGAGGCAGAGGCAGTGTCCTTATCATCAACTGGTGA